From a region of the Helianthus annuus cultivar XRQ/B chromosome 5, HanXRQr2.0-SUNRISE, whole genome shotgun sequence genome:
- the LOC110943481 gene encoding ATP-dependent DNA helicase PIF1-like: protein MRHVDNDLPGVFFIDGPGETGKTFLYIALLAEIQSGVLIALATASSGAAANNMPGGRTAHSRFKIPLNLENNSMCNIKKQSGAAKLIRSAKIIIWDEASMAKRQAIEAVDRTFQDIIGVSLPFGGKIMVMGGDFRQVFPVIKRGTRAQIVDSSVRMSPLWSLTKKMRLTINMRALKDPWFSKILLRVGDGTELPIEGNYIRIPDDMTIQCNNRENAIKELIHAIFPSIEDNVYSSDYKISRAILSTKNDSVDEINNQMIEIFQGEEKVYYSFDEAEDDQRNFYPVEFLNLLNVSGLPPHKLHLKIGCPIILLRNIDPSHGLCNGTRLICKGFMRNVIDAEIAVGQHAGKRVFLPRIPLTLSEDDMFPFKLKRKQFPI, encoded by the coding sequence ATGAGGCATGTTGATAATGATCTTCCAGGCGTGTTCTTTATTGATGGTCCAGGTGAAACTGGAAAAACATTTTTGTACATTGCCTTGCTTGCTGAAATTCAGTCAGGTGTTCTTATTGCTCTCGCAACAGCTTCATCAGGTGCAGCGGCTAATAATATGCCAGGAGGTAGAACGGCTCACTCGAGATTCAAGATTCCTCTTAATCTTGAAAATAATTCAATGTGCAATATTAAAAAACAGAGTGGGGCCGCTAAACTGATTCGCTCTGCCAAAATAATCATATGGGATGAAGCGTCGATGGCTAAACGACAAGCGATAGAGGCAGTCGATCGTACATTCCAAGACATTATAGGTGTTAGTCTCCCATTTGGTGGAAAGATAATGGTTATGGGAGGTGACTTCAGACAGGTGTTTCCGGTTATTAAACGTGGCACTCGAGCACAGATTGTAGACTCCAGCGTACGAATGTCACCTCTTTGGTCTTTGACTAAGAAGATGCGGTTGACCATAAATATGAGAGCGCTGAAAgatccatggttttctaaaaTTCTTTTAAGAGTCGGCGATGGAACTGAATTACCAATCGAAGGAAACTATATCCGCATACCCGATGACATGACAATTCAGTGCAACAACAGAGAAAACGCTATAAAAGAATTGATCCATGCCATCTTTCCATCAATTGAAGATAATGTATATTCTTCAGATTATAAAATCTCTAGAGCAATATTGTCCACTAAAAATGATAGTGTTGACGAGATTAATAATCAAATGATTGaaatttttcaaggggaggaaaAAGTTTATTACAGTTTTGATGAAGCTGAAGACGATCAGCGCAACTTCTATCCGGTCGAGTTCTTAAATTTGCTAAATGTTAGTGGTTTGCCGCCTCATAAGCTTCATTTAAAAATTGGATGCCCAATAATATTGTTACGTAATATCGATCCATCACATGGCCTGTGTAATGGCACGCGGTTGATATGTAAGGGTTTCATGCGAAATGTTATTGATGCGGAAATTGCAGTTGGTCAACATGCCGGAAAAAGAGTTTTTTTGCCAAGAATCCCTCTAACCCTTTCTGAAGATGACATGTTCCCATTCAAGctgaaaagaaaacaatttccaATTTGA
- the LOC110943482 gene encoding putative F-box only protein 15 has translation MADLPIHTIVFEILTRLPAKDVGHSKSVCKQWYALLSTQDFVRIHCSRSLVSSNQRVLLIDDLTCSVRPIISKSNDYGPSSIVTFPFHHQNNDVSILSHLNGLLCVCLNHTYELLLWNPTTTAFKRLSTPDSHGFYINNLDAVGLYVDADDDYKVLDIKRRSGVLGVYVYSREVDSWRNIPFITRQEYLSPHFNWSAGTFCGGTLYFTVCECWLGGTKRVICFDVNSEQFKEIIFPPVPSIGMVQGVLVNVKNVLHMFASTGMFEMTIDLWTLQGDYWIKVLSCPPIPPISLSLWCDITHYVTNGNWFVMTKLGKLFTIEMDMKPFECFYPVSWFRGFKGAVFVQTIVSPSI, from the coding sequence ATGGCTGACCTTCCTATTCATACAATCGTGTTTGAGATATTAACGAGGCTGCCAGCAAAGGATGTAGGTCATTCTAAGAGTGTATGTAAGCAATGGTATGCGTTATTGTCAACACAAGATTTCGTAAGGATACATTGTTCTCGCTCATTAGTTTCATCTAACCAGAGAGTTCTACTAATTGACGACCTAACGTGCTCTGTTCGTCCGATCATCTCTAAATCCAATGACTATGGGCCAAGCTCCATAGTTACATTTCCATTCCATCACCAAAATAATGATGTCTCAATACTTTCACATTTGAATGGATTGTTGTGTGTTTGCTTGAATCATACATACGAGCTGcttctttggaatccaacaacTACTGCTTTCAAGCGTTTGTCAACTCCTGATTCTCATGGATTCTATATAAATAACCTTGATGCCGTTGGTTTGTACGTTGACGCTGACGATGATTACAAGGTCTTGGATATAAAGCGTAGGAGTGGTGTACTTGGTGTCTATGTTTATTCTAGGGAAGTAGACTCTTGGAGAAATATTCCTTTCATAACAAGACAAGAGTACCTAAGCCCTCATTTCAATTGGTCAGCTGGCACATTTTGTGGTGGTACTCTATATTTCACTGTTTGCGAATGTTGGCTTGGAGGTACGAAAAGGGTGATTTGTTTTGATGTTAATTCGGAGCAGTTCAAGGAGATAATCTTTCCACCCGTTCCTTCTATAGGAATGGTTCAAGGTGTTTTAGTTAATGTAAAAAATGTGCTTCACATGTTTGCTAGCACTGGCATGTTTGAGATGACAATTGACCTATGGACACTACAAGGGGATTACTGGATTAAGGTCTTATCATGTCCTCCGATCCCCCCGATATCATTATCATTGTGGTGCGATATAACACATTATGTGACAAATGGTAATTGGTTTGTGATGACTAAATTAGGGAAGTTGTTTACAATTGAAATGGATATGAAGCCCTTCGAATGTTTTTATCCCGTTTCTTGGTTTCGAGGTTTTAAGGGTGCGGTGTTTGTGCAGACCATTGTTTCACCAAGTATTTAG